In the Deinococcus reticulitermitis genome, one interval contains:
- a CDS encoding DMT family transporter encodes MSPHSLGLLLLVLVTLLWGSTFAVVKELGEELPPAVLIAWRFLIATLALLPALWLWRPRSAGAAPAQRGPARPLWRDGLILGAWLIAGYGTQTIALQTTTANRAAFFTALSVVLVPLWLTVAQRRRLSPALWLALPLAVGGLGLLSWEGGALVVGDFWALACAVTYAGFIVALERMASRHEALRFTVAQLLTVTALAWVWALLTVPGQLWPPAGAWGPLLYLGLAATALTTLLQTVGQRHVSAAEASLIYALEPVTASVFSFLLIGERVGPRGALGGALVVVATILSSRAEGHAHPELPAPATAEEPG; translated from the coding sequence GTGTCTCCCCACTCGCTCGGCCTGCTGCTGCTCGTGCTCGTTACCCTGCTGTGGGGCAGCACCTTCGCGGTGGTCAAGGAACTGGGTGAGGAGCTGCCGCCCGCCGTCCTGATCGCCTGGCGCTTCCTGATCGCCACGCTGGCGCTGCTGCCGGCGCTGTGGCTGTGGCGGCCCCGCTCGGCAGGCGCGGCGCCGGCACAGCGCGGCCCGGCCCGGCCCCTCTGGCGCGACGGCCTGATCCTGGGGGCGTGGCTGATCGCGGGCTACGGCACCCAGACGATCGCCCTCCAGACGACCACGGCCAACCGGGCCGCCTTTTTCACGGCGCTGAGCGTGGTGCTCGTGCCGCTGTGGCTCACGGTCGCGCAGCGCCGCCGCCTCTCGCCGGCCCTGTGGCTGGCGCTGCCACTGGCGGTGGGGGGGCTCGGACTCCTTTCGTGGGAGGGGGGAGCGCTCGTCGTGGGCGACTTCTGGGCACTGGCCTGCGCCGTGACCTACGCGGGGTTCATCGTCGCGCTGGAGCGCATGGCGAGCCGCCACGAGGCCCTGCGTTTCACGGTCGCGCAGCTGCTGACGGTGACGGCGCTCGCCTGGGTCTGGGCGCTGCTCACGGTCCCCGGTCAGCTCTGGCCACCTGCCGGCGCCTGGGGCCCGCTGCTTTACCTCGGGCTGGCGGCCACGGCCCTGACCACACTGCTCCAGACGGTCGGTCAGCGCCACGTGAGCGCCGCCGAAGCCAGTCTGATCTATGCGCTCGAACCGGTGACCGCGTCGGTCTTCAGCTTCCTGCTGATCGGAGAACGTGTTGGGCCGCGCGGAGCGCTCGGGGGGGCGCTCGTGGTGGTGGCCACCATCCTCAGTTCGCGCGCCGAGGGCCACGCCCATCCCGAGTTGCCGGCGCCGGCCACAGCGGAGGAACCGGGCTGA
- a CDS encoding metallophosphoesterase: MAASPRSHDPARRRALRVLGTGAGVTLALGGAGAAQAYRFGFTEHRRPLIGLTRPVRAALLTDLHYGLYIAAGSVRAWVEATNAARPDLVLLGGDQLDARLQDSPGPLLAELSRLRAPLGVYGVWGNHDYGSFRRYANQFLGRAPADREARREAMRRAFADAGVTILRDEGRALRDDLWLGGVDDLWHGQPDPARALAGAGKRATLLLSHNPDILPDLPLAAGLTLCGHTHGGQVRLPLFGAPVVPSRYGQRFAMGWVEGAHGTPGYVSRGLGLSGLPFRNLCPPEIALLNLTPPG; this comes from the coding sequence ATGGCCGCCTCCCCCCGCTCCCATGACCCAGCTCGGCGCCGGGCACTGCGTGTGCTCGGCACCGGCGCGGGGGTGACCCTGGCCCTCGGCGGGGCGGGGGCCGCGCAGGCCTACCGTTTCGGCTTCACCGAGCACCGCCGCCCCCTGATTGGCCTGACCCGGCCGGTGCGGGCCGCGCTGCTCACCGACCTCCACTACGGCCTCTACATCGCAGCGGGCAGCGTGCGCGCCTGGGTGGAGGCGACCAATGCCGCGCGCCCCGACCTGGTGCTTCTCGGCGGTGACCAGCTCGACGCCCGCCTTCAGGACTCTCCGGGGCCGCTGCTCGCGGAACTGAGCCGGCTACGGGCGCCACTCGGGGTGTATGGGGTGTGGGGCAACCACGACTACGGGTCGTTCAGGCGCTATGCCAACCAGTTCCTGGGCCGTGCGCCCGCCGACCGGGAGGCCCGGCGCGAGGCCATGCGCCGGGCTTTCGCCGACGCGGGCGTCACCATCCTGCGCGACGAGGGCCGGGCGCTGCGCGATGACCTGTGGCTCGGCGGCGTGGACGATCTGTGGCACGGTCAGCCCGATCCCGCGCGGGCGCTGGCCGGCGCGGGCAAGCGGGCCACGCTGCTGCTCAGCCACAACCCCGACATTTTGCCCGACCTCCCGCTCGCGGCGGGTCTGACGCTGTGCGGCCACACCCACGGCGGGCAGGTGAGACTGCCACTGTTCGGCGCTCCGGTCGTGCCCAGCCGCTACGGCCAGCGCTTCGCGATGGGCTGGGTGGAGGGCGCCCACGGCACACCGGGGTACGTCAGCCGGGGCCTCGGCCTGAGCGGGCTGCCTTTTCGCAACCTCTGCCCGCCGGAAATCGCGCTCCTGAACCTGACGCCGCCAGGGTGA
- a CDS encoding ABC transporter ATP-binding protein has translation MTRPASPHPALQTHALSKAFGAVQALREVALTVEAGETLALLGPSGCGKSTALRCVAGLERPDTGRVEIAGRDVTALPPEARGVGLVFQDYALFPHLSVLGNVAYGPQRRGASRAEAGARAREALELVGLGALAERSPDQLSGGQQQRVALARALATRSPLLLLDEPLSNLDEKLRAELRTELRRLFAALGAGVLLVTHDQREALALADQVAVMRAGAVVQQGAAPEVFARPATAWIAAFLGWPNIVAQPGGTALLIPETAAQLGVGEAYPLLARQPDEAGETVTLGHPLGPLTFRLSAREALSLGGTLRLGLDLEQVRQVPDDREP, from the coding sequence ATGACTCGGCCTGCGTCCCCGCACCCGGCCCTCCAGACCCACGCCCTGAGCAAAGCGTTCGGCGCGGTGCAGGCGCTGCGTGAGGTGGCCCTGACGGTGGAGGCGGGCGAGACACTGGCGCTGCTCGGGCCGTCGGGCTGCGGCAAGAGCACGGCGCTGCGCTGCGTGGCCGGCCTGGAGCGCCCGGACACTGGGCGGGTGGAAATCGCCGGGCGCGACGTGACGGCCCTGCCGCCCGAGGCGCGCGGGGTGGGGCTCGTCTTTCAGGACTACGCGCTGTTTCCGCACCTGAGCGTGCTCGGCAATGTGGCCTACGGCCCGCAGCGGCGCGGCGCGTCCCGCGCGGAGGCCGGGGCGCGCGCGCGCGAGGCGCTGGAGCTGGTGGGCCTGGGCGCCCTCGCGGAGCGCAGCCCGGACCAGCTTTCGGGCGGGCAGCAGCAGCGCGTGGCGCTCGCCCGAGCACTCGCGACCCGCTCGCCGCTGCTGCTGCTCGACGAACCGCTCTCCAACCTTGACGAGAAGCTGCGCGCCGAGCTGCGAACCGAGTTGCGCCGGCTGTTCGCAGCCCTCGGCGCGGGCGTGCTGCTCGTCACGCACGACCAGCGCGAGGCGCTCGCCCTCGCCGACCAGGTTGCCGTGATGCGCGCGGGCGCGGTGGTGCAGCAGGGCGCGGCGCCGGAGGTGTTCGCGCGGCCCGCGACCGCCTGGATCGCGGCCTTTCTCGGCTGGCCCAACATCGTCGCGCAGCCGGGCGGCACGGCCCTGCTGATTCCCGAGACGGCGGCGCAGCTCGGGGTGGGCGAGGCGTATCCGCTGCTCGCGCGCCAGCCGGACGAGGCGGGCGAGACGGTCACCCTCGGGCATCCCCTCGGCCCGCTCACCTTCCGCCTCAGCGCGCGGGAGGCGCTTTCCCTCGGCGGGACGCTGCGCCTCGGGCTCGATCTGGAGCAGGTGCGGCAGGTGCCCGACGACCGGGAGCCTTAG
- a CDS encoding ankyrin repeat domain-containing protein, with amino-acid sequence MTREALHAELLNAARDGDAGRVARLLKAGASPDARDRSGRSALTFAALGDHVEAARVLVAAGADPDPQDEGRNNALLVTGETGSVAMLRVILKAKPDLGRTNRFGGTALIPAADRGHLAYVRELLRTTDIDVNHVNNLGWTALLEAVILGDGGPVHTEIVRELLAHGADQGLPDREGVTPLEHARQRGYAGMVRLLQTPIESFTK; translated from the coding sequence ATGACCCGTGAAGCCCTGCACGCCGAACTGCTCAACGCCGCCCGGGACGGGGACGCTGGGCGCGTCGCGCGGCTGTTGAAGGCCGGCGCGAGTCCTGACGCGCGTGACCGCAGCGGGCGCAGCGCCCTGACCTTCGCCGCGCTGGGGGACCATGTGGAGGCCGCGCGCGTGCTCGTGGCCGCCGGCGCCGATCCAGACCCGCAGGACGAGGGGCGCAACAACGCGCTGCTCGTGACCGGCGAGACCGGCAGCGTCGCGATGCTGCGCGTGATCCTCAAGGCGAAGCCCGACCTGGGGCGCACCAACCGCTTCGGCGGCACCGCCCTGATTCCGGCAGCCGACCGGGGGCACCTCGCCTACGTCCGCGAACTGCTCAGGACCACCGACATCGACGTGAACCACGTCAACAACCTCGGCTGGACGGCGCTGCTCGAAGCGGTGATCCTGGGCGACGGCGGCCCGGTCCACACCGAGATCGTGCGCGAACTGCTCGCCCACGGCGCCGACCAAGGCCTCCCCGACCGGGAAGGCGTGACGCCCCTGGAGCACGCCCGGCAACGCGGGTACGCGGGCATGGTCCGGCTGCTACAGACTCCGATTGAATCGTTTACGAAGTGA
- a CDS encoding thiamine diphosphokinase → MLAWILVGGRLTLTPALRTLPRPDLVIAADGGARHAPALGVRVGAWVGDFDSSAGLRLDAPRQVHPAAKDQTDAELAVSLAQARGARRLVFVGAFGGRFDHAAALMLGGLRLAREGAEVTLTSGDEWAWPLLPTAPFARPFPSGVTLSVLACSDLRGLSLAGVRWPLAGADVPLGSGWTVSNETAGGEVTAALEAGRALVTALGGEL, encoded by the coding sequence ATGCTCGCCTGGATTCTGGTCGGGGGCCGCCTCACGCTCACCCCGGCCCTGCGTACGCTGCCGCGCCCGGACCTCGTGATCGCCGCCGACGGGGGCGCGCGGCACGCCCCGGCCCTCGGGGTGCGGGTGGGCGCCTGGGTGGGCGATTTCGACTCCTCGGCGGGCCTCCGCCTCGACGCGCCGCGCCAGGTCCACCCGGCGGCCAAGGACCAGACCGACGCCGAACTCGCCGTGTCGCTCGCCCAGGCCCGGGGCGCGCGGCGGCTGGTGTTCGTCGGGGCCTTCGGGGGCCGCTTCGATCACGCGGCGGCGCTGATGCTCGGCGGGCTGCGCCTCGCGCGGGAAGGAGCCGAGGTCACCCTCACGAGCGGCGACGAGTGGGCGTGGCCGCTGCTCCCCACGGCGCCCTTCGCCCGGCCTTTCCCCAGCGGCGTCACCCTGAGCGTGCTCGCGTGCTCGGACCTGCGCGGCCTGAGCCTTGCCGGGGTGCGCTGGCCGCTCGCGGGCGCCGACGTGCCGCTCGGCAGCGGCTGGACCGTGAGCAACGAGACGGCGGGCGGGGAAGTCACCGCCGCGCTGGAGGCGGGGCGAGCGCTCGTGACCGCGCTGGGCGGGGAGCTTTGA
- a CDS encoding alpha/beta hydrolase, with product MNRSLLRSFPLLLSASLLAGCAPLGYGVQSMQREQDRRTFTPVFPSFKALAGAQLYQGFHRGVQGAAAYAVEVPANWNGTLVMYAHGYAGEGAELRVQAPPLREYWLSQGYAWAASSYSSNYYDVRAGVEDTNALALLFPRITGRPAPGKTLIMGVSMGGHIAGAAVEAETARTARSKVRYAAAMPVCGVMDPTYEFQWLGDYAQAAAQLAGFGGRYPNPDFQKNLPQIRAALFTSTSGPLWQENANQGTVLKNLARQLTGGERPVFDLGFRVGALQTAVLGTGGSDGTLNGILARNFYGNQGLTYRWTTGETPSAEEVAFNAALPRAAADPNANPPRPDGVRWLPQVSGEISVPVLTMHTLGDFYVPFKHQQNYRRAVARSGNENLLVQRAVRAPGHCDFVGAELVEGFNDLVAWEKTGQKPAGDDVLTANVLADPNYGCAFTRQTREGVAACPARQP from the coding sequence ATGAACCGTTCCCTGCTCCGCTCTTTTCCCCTCCTGCTCTCGGCTTCGCTGCTCGCCGGGTGCGCGCCCCTGGGGTACGGCGTGCAGAGCATGCAACGCGAGCAAGACCGCCGCACCTTTACCCCGGTGTTTCCCAGTTTCAAGGCGCTGGCCGGCGCGCAGCTCTACCAGGGCTTTCACCGGGGCGTCCAGGGCGCGGCGGCCTACGCGGTGGAGGTGCCGGCCAACTGGAACGGCACGCTGGTGATGTACGCGCACGGCTACGCGGGCGAGGGCGCCGAGTTGCGGGTGCAGGCGCCGCCGCTGCGTGAATACTGGCTCTCGCAGGGCTACGCCTGGGCGGCGAGCAGCTATTCGAGCAACTATTACGACGTGCGCGCCGGCGTCGAGGACACCAACGCCCTCGCGCTGCTGTTTCCGCGCATCACGGGCCGCCCCGCGCCGGGCAAGACCCTGATCATGGGCGTGAGCATGGGCGGGCACATCGCCGGGGCCGCCGTCGAGGCCGAGACCGCACGCACCGCCCGCTCGAAGGTGCGCTACGCCGCCGCGATGCCGGTGTGCGGGGTGATGGACCCGACCTACGAGTTCCAGTGGCTCGGGGACTACGCCCAGGCCGCCGCGCAGCTCGCGGGCTTCGGCGGGCGCTACCCCAATCCCGACTTCCAGAAAAACCTGCCGCAGATCAGGGCGGCGCTCTTTACCTCCACGAGCGGCCCGCTCTGGCAGGAGAACGCCAACCAGGGCACCGTCCTGAAAAACCTCGCGCGGCAGCTCACCGGGGGCGAGCGGCCCGTCTTCGATCTCGGCTTCCGGGTGGGCGCCCTGCAAACGGCGGTGCTGGGTACCGGCGGCAGCGACGGCACCCTCAACGGCATCCTCGCGCGCAATTTCTACGGCAATCAGGGCCTGACCTACCGCTGGACGACTGGCGAGACGCCGAGCGCCGAGGAAGTCGCCTTCAACGCCGCCCTGCCGCGCGCTGCCGCCGACCCTAATGCCAACCCCCCGCGCCCGGACGGGGTGCGCTGGCTGCCGCAGGTCAGCGGCGAGATCAGCGTGCCGGTGCTCACGATGCACACGCTCGGCGACTTTTACGTGCCTTTTAAGCACCAGCAGAACTACCGCCGGGCCGTCGCGCGCAGCGGCAACGAGAATCTCCTCGTGCAGCGCGCGGTCCGGGCGCCGGGACACTGCGACTTCGTGGGCGCCGAGCTCGTGGAGGGCTTCAACGACCTCGTGGCCTGGGAAAAGACCGGGCAGAAGCCGGCGGGTGACGACGTGCTCACGGCGAACGTGCTGGCCGATCCCAACTATGGCTGCGCCTTTACCCGCCAGACCCGTGAAGGGGTGGCGGCCTGCCCGGCGCGTCAGCCCTGA